A region of Domibacillus sp. DTU_2020_1001157_1_SI_ALB_TIR_016 DNA encodes the following proteins:
- a CDS encoding amino acid permease, translating to MAQQELKRDLSNRHVQLIAIGGTIGTGLFLGSGKAIQMAGPSIIFAYLIVGIALFFVMRALGELLLSKGGYQSLTDIAEDYLGPWASFVTGWTYWFCWIMTAMADVIAVGVYIQYWFDIPQWIPAVICLIILLGLNLLTVKLFGELEFWFALIKVITILALIGIGVILLVMGFQTDAGTVTVQNLWEHGGWFPNGISGFLLSFQMVVFAYVGVELVGVSAAETSNPQKNIPSAINKIPLRILFFYVGALIVLLCINPWTELTAAESPFVKTFSLVGIPVAAGIINFVVLTSAASACNSGMFSTSRILYNLSNQDQGPAHLAKLNKNHVPSNALWISTLVVSAGALLSKLIPEQAFGIVTTISAICFIWVWSVILICHLRYKKTQPHLQAKSTFKAPFTPFVNYLVLALFAMILIIMLIAEETRPALLMTPLWFILLFVLYWSRKKKKESTKISA from the coding sequence GTGGCACAACAAGAATTAAAGAGAGATTTATCCAATCGGCATGTTCAGCTGATTGCCATTGGCGGAACGATTGGTACCGGATTATTTTTAGGGTCCGGTAAAGCGATACAAATGGCGGGTCCCTCTATCATCTTTGCTTATTTAATCGTCGGTATTGCGCTTTTTTTCGTGATGAGGGCGCTGGGGGAACTTCTGTTATCAAAAGGAGGATATCAATCCTTAACAGACATTGCTGAAGACTATCTTGGACCTTGGGCATCGTTTGTTACGGGATGGACCTATTGGTTTTGCTGGATTATGACGGCGATGGCTGATGTAATTGCTGTTGGTGTATATATACAATATTGGTTTGATATCCCGCAATGGATACCAGCGGTTATCTGCTTAATCATTTTATTAGGACTCAATCTATTAACGGTAAAGCTTTTTGGAGAGTTGGAATTTTGGTTTGCTTTAATAAAGGTTATTACGATTCTTGCATTAATTGGCATAGGGGTTATTTTGCTCGTGATGGGATTCCAGACAGATGCAGGGACCGTTACAGTTCAAAATCTGTGGGAACACGGAGGGTGGTTTCCAAACGGAATTTCAGGTTTCTTGCTGTCATTCCAGATGGTTGTATTTGCTTATGTCGGTGTGGAATTAGTCGGTGTATCGGCAGCGGAAACATCTAATCCGCAAAAAAATATCCCATCGGCTATTAATAAAATTCCTTTAAGAATTCTCTTTTTCTACGTGGGCGCACTGATCGTCCTGTTATGTATTAACCCATGGACGGAACTAACTGCAGCGGAAAGTCCGTTTGTTAAAACGTTTAGTTTAGTTGGGATTCCGGTTGCCGCAGGAATTATTAACTTTGTCGTATTAACTTCAGCCGCTTCTGCTTGTAACAGCGGGATGTTTTCAACGAGCCGAATCCTTTATAATTTAAGCAATCAGGACCAGGGTCCAGCCCATTTGGCCAAACTGAATAAAAATCATGTACCAAGTAACGCATTATGGATCTCCACACTTGTTGTATCAGCGGGAGCTCTTTTAAGCAAACTAATCCCGGAACAGGCTTTTGGAATCGTAACAACCATAAGCGCTATTTGCTTTATTTGGGTTTGGAGTGTGATTCTTATTTGCCATTTACGGTATAAGAAAACACAGCCGCACTTACAAGCAAAATCAACATTCAAAGCACCATTCACACCATTTGTGAATTACCTTGTTTTAGCATTGTTCGCGATGATCCTTATTATTATGCTGATTGCCGAAGAAACACGTCCGGCATTACTGATGACTCCTTTATGGTTTATTTTATTATTTGTTTTGTATTGGAGTAGAAAGAAAAAGAAGGAAAGCACTAAAATATCCGCATAA
- a CDS encoding TetR/AcrR family transcriptional regulator: MKKVDLRVRRTLQSIEKAFLELLAKKQFQDITIQDIADAAMINRATFYSHYADKYELLDRLIDERLAALRDHFSPPRHVHDGTLYQKQFLFVIESVFTAVGQNADFFTTLLAQEGEGNVKERFAQTANTLFTEQFHVLFGSNAVHLVPKEIFLPFLISAVTGTIFWWISAGQPYSPEEMAKYLIQLVTKGPAAVMGLSIEQ; this comes from the coding sequence ATGAAAAAAGTGGATTTGCGTGTTCGCCGTACACTTCAATCCATTGAAAAAGCGTTTTTGGAGCTGTTAGCGAAAAAGCAGTTTCAAGACATTACGATCCAAGATATTGCCGATGCCGCCATGATCAACCGGGCTACTTTTTATTCTCATTATGCCGATAAGTATGAACTGCTTGACCGATTGATTGACGAGCGGTTAGCGGCTCTTCGAGATCACTTTTCTCCGCCAAGGCATGTACATGACGGAACCTTATACCAGAAGCAATTTTTATTTGTAATAGAGTCTGTTTTTACCGCCGTTGGGCAAAATGCTGATTTCTTTACAACACTGCTGGCCCAAGAAGGAGAAGGCAATGTGAAGGAGCGTTTTGCTCAGACAGCAAACACTCTTTTTACGGAGCAGTTCCATGTTTTATTCGGATCAAACGCCGTTCATCTCGTTCCAAAAGAGATTTTTTTACCATTTTTAATCTCGGCCGTCACCGGAACGATATTTTGGTGGATTTCAGCAGGGCAGCCCTACTCACCGGAAGAAATGGCAAAGTACTTGATTCAACTTGTGACAAAGGGGCCGGCTGCTGTGATGGGGCTTTCTATTGAGCAATAA
- a CDS encoding ABC transporter ATP-binding protein, whose amino-acid sequence MIVVRGYSQSFGKKDVLKEVDFSIERGEMVGLIGPSGSGKTTLIKSLIGMQVPTKGTVHVFNEQQPTLKVSKQIGYMAQSDALYDDLTSKGNLKYFGKLYGLRKKKLAERMEYVLHFVDLARDADRPIHSFSGGMKRRLSLAIALIHDPQILLLDEPTVGIDPKLKRTFWEEFEALRSRGVTILVTTHIMDEAERCDRLLLIHDGRLIDAGTPRELINRFGSIENVFIQKEGV is encoded by the coding sequence ATGATTGTGGTTCGAGGCTACTCTCAGTCATTTGGAAAAAAGGATGTTTTAAAAGAAGTGGATTTTTCAATTGAGAGGGGAGAAATGGTGGGGCTGATCGGACCAAGCGGCTCGGGGAAAACAACGTTAATTAAATCGTTGATTGGCATGCAGGTTCCGACGAAAGGAACGGTTCATGTATTCAATGAACAGCAGCCCACCCTTAAGGTATCGAAGCAGATTGGGTATATGGCACAATCGGACGCTTTGTATGATGATTTAACTTCTAAAGGAAACTTGAAGTATTTCGGTAAATTATATGGACTCCGGAAGAAAAAGCTGGCAGAGCGAATGGAATATGTTCTGCATTTTGTGGACTTGGCGAGAGATGCGGATCGGCCTATCCATTCTTTTTCAGGAGGGATGAAGCGCCGGCTGAGTCTGGCTATTGCACTCATTCATGACCCGCAGATTTTGCTGCTCGATGAGCCAACTGTGGGGATTGATCCGAAGTTGAAGCGAACGTTTTGGGAAGAGTTTGAAGCACTTCGCTCCAGGGGAGTGACGATTTTAGTCACGACCCACATTATGGATGAAGCAGAAAGATGTGACCGTCTTTTGCTTATCCATGATGGACGGCTGATCGACGCAGGCACTCCGCGTGAACTGATCAATCGCTTCGGGTCTATTGAAAATGTATTTATTCAAAAGGAGGGGGTGTAA
- a CDS encoding ABC transporter permease: MQALVVAERVVAQVFKDKRTMAMMFLAPLFILYLLFTILGSSSDNVTIGTVGLPASFEQILKEETPARSYASREAAEEAMEGLQIDALVYLENETPHILIEGGDVSKNAQALQVIQSALTKQSVEQGRTVNKQLFEQIKQLQVQLGQEANVPVESAPTAVGKPQIDFLYGDEDAGLFDQTAPALMGFFIFLFVFIISGVSFLRERSSGTLERTLATPLKRSSIVWGYFIGFFLFVVIQTLLIQLFMVNVLDVTQSGSYSLLLLVNLLTASVALSLGLLLSSFAKSEFQLIQFIPLAIVPQIFFSGIFDLSDAPVWVEVINRLMPLTYAAHALQNIMTRGAGMDTVGIDLLVLAGFIAVFVLLNMRVLRKERPV, encoded by the coding sequence ATGCAGGCGCTCGTGGTCGCAGAACGTGTCGTTGCCCAGGTATTCAAAGATAAACGGACGATGGCGATGATGTTTTTGGCTCCTTTGTTTATTCTTTATTTATTATTTACCATTTTAGGGTCGAGTTCAGACAACGTTACGATCGGCACAGTTGGCCTGCCAGCGTCCTTCGAACAAATATTAAAAGAAGAAACGCCTGCCCGCTCGTATGCGTCACGCGAAGCAGCGGAAGAAGCGATGGAAGGGCTGCAAATCGATGCGCTTGTTTATCTAGAAAACGAAACACCTCATATTTTAATTGAAGGAGGCGATGTGTCCAAAAATGCGCAGGCGCTCCAGGTAATTCAATCTGCTTTAACCAAACAATCCGTTGAGCAGGGGCGGACGGTAAACAAGCAGCTGTTCGAACAAATCAAGCAGCTGCAGGTTCAGCTCGGCCAGGAAGCGAATGTGCCGGTTGAGTCTGCACCTACGGCTGTTGGAAAGCCGCAAATTGATTTTTTATACGGCGACGAAGATGCAGGGCTCTTTGATCAAACGGCCCCCGCTTTAATGGGGTTTTTTATCTTTTTGTTTGTGTTCATTATTTCAGGGGTAAGCTTTCTCCGCGAGCGCTCATCGGGCACACTGGAGAGAACACTTGCGACACCATTAAAGAGGTCGAGTATCGTATGGGGATATTTTATCGGCTTTTTTCTGTTTGTCGTCATTCAAACGCTTCTGATTCAGTTGTTTATGGTGAATGTATTGGATGTAACCCAGTCCGGAAGCTACAGTTTGCTGCTGCTTGTGAACTTACTGACTGCAAGCGTCGCTTTGTCACTCGGCCTGCTGCTGTCAAGCTTTGCAAAATCCGAGTTTCAGCTTATTCAGTTTATTCCGCTTGCAATCGTACCACAGATCTTCTTCAGCGGAATCTTTGATTTATCTGACGCACCCGTCTGGGTAGAGGTCATTAACCGCTTAATGCCGCTTACGTATGCGGCTCACGCCCTGCAAAATATTATGACACGAGGCGCAGGAATGGATACAGTCGGAATCGATTTGCTCGTCCTTGCTGGGTTCATTGCCGTCTTCGTTTTGCTGAATATGCGTGTGCTTCGAAAAGAGCGGCCTGTTTAA
- a CDS encoding DUF1540 domain-containing protein has translation MAKDVLCEVNNCKYWASGNKCAAEAIYVVSHKGKEASNSEETDCKTFVPEL, from the coding sequence ATGGCTAAAGACGTTTTATGTGAGGTAAATAACTGCAAGTATTGGGCATCGGGAAATAAATGTGCAGCAGAAGCGATTTATGTTGTCAGCCATAAGGGGAAAGAAGCATCTAATAGTGAAGAAACTGATTGCAAAACATTTGTTCCAGAGCTGTAA
- a CDS encoding iron-siderophore ABC transporter substrate-binding protein, translating to MKWNKSILSLLSVLLLLILAACGNKEEKTAGAEGEKEAPAEESYTIEHAMGTTEIKGTPERVVILTNEGTEALLALGVKPVGAVQSYAGDPWYDHIKDQMEGVEVVGQEDPVNVEAIAKLQPDLIIGNKLRQEKIYDQLSAIAPTVFSETLRGEWKENFELYAKAVNKEEEGKEVIAAYDQRIADLKAELGDKVKKEISMVRFMPGDVRIYHKDSFSGVILEQLGFARPAEQDKDDFAEKNATKERIPAMDGDVLFYFTFEEGSGEATELEKEWINDPLFKNLQAVKTGNAHKVDDSIWNTAGGVIAANKMLDDLSEIMKSK from the coding sequence ATGAAGTGGAACAAATCTATTTTATCTTTGCTTTCGGTTCTATTGCTGCTCATCTTAGCAGCTTGTGGAAACAAAGAAGAAAAAACAGCGGGCGCTGAAGGAGAAAAAGAAGCACCGGCTGAAGAATCTTATACGATTGAACATGCAATGGGGACAACGGAGATTAAAGGAACACCTGAGCGAGTCGTGATCTTGACAAATGAAGGAACAGAAGCCCTGCTTGCGCTTGGCGTTAAACCGGTTGGCGCTGTTCAATCCTACGCCGGCGACCCATGGTATGACCATATTAAAGACCAGATGGAAGGCGTAGAAGTAGTGGGACAGGAAGATCCTGTAAATGTAGAAGCGATCGCAAAGCTTCAGCCCGATTTGATTATTGGCAATAAATTACGCCAGGAAAAAATTTATGACCAGTTAAGTGCCATCGCACCGACTGTATTTTCAGAAACACTGCGTGGAGAATGGAAAGAAAATTTCGAATTATATGCAAAAGCAGTTAACAAAGAAGAAGAAGGAAAAGAAGTCATTGCAGCATATGACCAGCGGATTGCAGATTTAAAAGCAGAGCTGGGCGACAAAGTGAAGAAGGAAATTTCTATGGTACGTTTCATGCCGGGAGATGTTCGTATTTATCATAAAGATTCTTTCTCCGGTGTTATTTTAGAACAGCTTGGGTTTGCCCGTCCGGCAGAACAGGACAAAGATGATTTTGCTGAGAAAAATGCAACAAAAGAGCGTATTCCAGCCATGGATGGCGATGTTCTTTTCTACTTCACATTTGAAGAAGGAAGCGGCGAAGCGACCGAACTTGAAAAAGAATGGATCAACGATCCTCTTTTCAAAAATCTTCAGGCAGTAAAAACCGGAAACGCTCATAAAGTAGATGATTCAATTTGGAACACAGCCGGCGGAGTTATTGCAGCAAATAAAATGCTGGATGACCTTTCTGAAATTATGAAAAGCAAATAA
- a CDS encoding iron ABC transporter permease yields the protein MENVTKNLLFLLGGMLAAALCVLLSIVYGYTDTSWREAYQAFVQFNGSTDHLVIQNVRLPRALIAGAAGASLAMAGAIMQTVTKNPLAAPGILGINAGASFFVVAAITIFGLNGTQTLSWVAFAGAGLAAVLVFCISAAGREGMTPMKLTLAGAAIAAMFSSFTQGLLVLEDSALEQVLFWLAGSVQGRKLEVLQAVFPYLAAGWVFTLLLAKKLNVLAMGDDVARGLGLNLVLVKSLSVMVVVLLAGGTVAVAGPIGFVGIMVPHIARSWIGIDHRWLLPFSGLLGAVFLLAADVSARYIIMPQEVPVGVMTAVIGVPFFIYIARKGFGAQ from the coding sequence ATGGAGAATGTAACAAAAAATCTATTATTTTTACTAGGTGGTATGTTAGCTGCAGCGCTATGTGTGCTGTTAAGTATTGTATACGGCTATACGGATACCTCCTGGAGGGAAGCCTATCAGGCATTTGTACAGTTTAACGGTTCAACCGATCACTTAGTGATCCAAAACGTCCGGCTTCCAAGAGCGCTCATTGCTGGAGCGGCAGGGGCAAGTCTGGCTATGGCAGGAGCTATTATGCAGACTGTGACTAAAAACCCGCTGGCAGCGCCAGGTATTCTTGGAATCAACGCGGGGGCGAGCTTTTTTGTTGTCGCTGCTATAACAATATTTGGCTTAAACGGAACGCAGACTCTGTCCTGGGTTGCTTTTGCGGGAGCAGGGCTGGCCGCTGTTCTTGTTTTCTGCATAAGTGCAGCTGGCAGAGAAGGGATGACCCCTATGAAACTAACTTTGGCAGGTGCGGCTATTGCGGCCATGTTTTCTTCGTTCACGCAAGGGCTTCTTGTTTTAGAAGATTCAGCTCTTGAACAAGTGCTCTTTTGGCTTGCTGGCTCTGTGCAGGGACGGAAGCTTGAGGTGCTGCAAGCCGTTTTTCCTTATTTAGCAGCTGGATGGGTATTTACTCTTTTACTGGCCAAAAAGTTGAATGTTCTGGCGATGGGTGATGATGTCGCGAGAGGACTTGGTCTTAACCTAGTGCTTGTGAAATCTTTATCTGTCATGGTCGTTGTACTGCTTGCGGGCGGAACCGTTGCAGTAGCCGGGCCCATTGGATTTGTAGGAATCATGGTTCCTCATATTGCAAGAAGCTGGATTGGAATCGATCATCGATGGCTGCTGCCTTTTTCAGGCTTGCTTGGCGCTGTTTTTCTGCTTGCAGCAGATGTCAGCGCCCGCTATATTATTATGCCGCAGGAAGTGCCGGTTGGTGTTATGACGGCTGTGATTGGAGTGCCATTCTTTATTTACATTGCAAGAAAGGGGTTTGGCGCTCAATGA
- a CDS encoding iron ABC transporter permease, producing MKRYQVTRLSQGRISFLLDLAATKKILLLFFVLLAVFTVSAALGDIRLSFMSVLQTFTGGGTQLDQLVVFSFRMPRMIVAMLAGMSLAMAGAILQGLVRNPLASPDIIGLTAGASAAVVSFLALFSNESNALTVSIQWLPLAAFLGAALAALLVYLLSWKNGVSPVRMVLIGIGVSALMQAATTMMMIVGPIHQASQANIWITGTVHGVNWKEVSIMAPYAVSLMIITFLAARHLNIQELGEELAVNAGVKVERQRFWLILLATGLVGGAVAFAGGIGFVGLIAPHMARRLVGSSFGPLLAASALLGAILVILADLVGRTLFLPLEVPAGVFTAGIGAPYFIYLLLRSKRL from the coding sequence ATGAAGCGATATCAAGTAACACGGCTGTCTCAAGGCCGTATATCTTTTTTGCTGGATCTAGCAGCCACAAAAAAAATTCTCTTATTATTTTTTGTACTTTTAGCCGTTTTTACAGTAAGTGCGGCTTTAGGTGATATCAGGCTCAGCTTTATGAGCGTACTTCAAACATTTACTGGCGGCGGCACACAGCTGGATCAGTTAGTTGTGTTTTCTTTCCGAATGCCAAGAATGATTGTAGCCATGCTGGCAGGAATGTCGTTGGCCATGGCGGGAGCTATTTTGCAGGGACTGGTGCGAAATCCACTCGCATCTCCTGACATTATTGGTCTTACGGCTGGGGCAAGTGCAGCTGTTGTCAGCTTTTTGGCTCTTTTTAGCAATGAAAGCAATGCCTTAACGGTCAGTATACAGTGGCTGCCGCTGGCTGCTTTTCTAGGGGCTGCGCTGGCCGCGCTACTCGTTTACCTATTGTCCTGGAAAAACGGTGTTTCACCTGTCCGCATGGTGCTCATTGGCATCGGGGTATCTGCTTTAATGCAGGCAGCTACGACGATGATGATGATCGTAGGGCCCATTCATCAGGCAAGCCAGGCCAACATCTGGATTACAGGGACGGTTCATGGAGTGAACTGGAAAGAAGTTTCCATTATGGCTCCTTATGCAGTATCTCTCATGATCATTACGTTTTTGGCAGCACGCCATCTTAATATACAAGAGCTTGGGGAGGAGCTGGCCGTAAATGCCGGAGTAAAGGTGGAACGCCAGCGTTTTTGGCTGATTTTACTTGCGACCGGGCTTGTCGGCGGTGCAGTAGCGTTCGCGGGAGGAATTGGTTTTGTCGGTTTAATTGCTCCTCATATGGCAAGGAGGCTGGTCGGTTCATCGTTTGGTCCCTTGCTCGCTGCTTCGGCTTTGTTAGGTGCTATTTTAGTTATACTGGCAGATTTAGTTGGCCGCACCCTTTTCTTGCCGTTAGAAGTTCCTGCTGGTGTATTTACGGCTGGAATCGGCGCCCCTTATTTTATTTATTTACTTTTACGGTCAAAACGGCTATAA
- a CDS encoding ABC transporter ATP-binding protein, giving the protein MAETSITTEQLTLSYGKNIIIDELDLAIPKGKITVLIGGNGCGKSTLLRSAARLLKPISGTILLDGEEIASMPTKEVAKKMAILPQSPSAPQGLTVLQLVKQGRYPHQTWLKQWSSEDETAIQNALASTGLLDLQDRPVDELSGGQRQRAWIAMTLAQNTETILLDEPTTYLDMTHQIDILDLLFELNELEQRTIVMVLHDLNLACRYAHHIIAVKDKGVYAQGAPENIMNSELVRHVFQMECQIITDPLFGTPLCIPYGKGRSILERSPSYAK; this is encoded by the coding sequence ATGGCTGAAACGAGCATTACAACAGAGCAACTAACATTGTCATATGGGAAGAATATTATTATTGACGAACTTGATTTAGCGATACCCAAAGGGAAAATTACGGTTCTAATAGGGGGCAATGGATGCGGAAAGTCAACGCTGCTTCGGTCGGCAGCAAGACTGCTAAAGCCGATTTCCGGAACGATTTTGCTCGATGGAGAAGAGATTGCCAGCATGCCGACAAAGGAAGTAGCCAAAAAAATGGCGATCCTGCCACAGTCGCCATCCGCCCCGCAGGGACTGACCGTACTGCAGCTAGTCAAGCAGGGACGCTATCCGCACCAAACATGGCTGAAGCAGTGGTCTTCTGAAGATGAAACTGCCATTCAAAATGCCCTGGCGTCAACCGGCCTTCTTGACTTGCAAGACCGCCCTGTTGATGAGCTGTCCGGCGGACAGAGGCAGAGAGCCTGGATTGCCATGACCCTTGCTCAAAACACCGAGACGATTCTGCTTGATGAACCTACTACGTACTTAGATATGACCCATCAGATTGACATTTTGGATCTGCTGTTTGAATTAAATGAGCTTGAACAGCGGACGATTGTGATGGTGCTGCATGATTTAAACCTGGCTTGCCGCTATGCACATCACATTATCGCCGTTAAAGATAAAGGGGTTTATGCGCAGGGCGCACCCGAAAACATTATGAACAGTGAACTTGTAAGACATGTTTTTCAAATGGAATGCCAGATTATAACGGACCCTCTTTTCGGTACACCGCTTTGTATTCCATATGGAAAAGGCCGTTCTATTTTGGAAAGGTCACCTTCTTATGCAAAGTAA
- the hpaB gene encoding 4-hydroxyphenylacetate 3-monooxygenase, oxygenase component has protein sequence MAAITGNGYIERIDRLHTCVWIDGVPVTGKISEHPAFKGVMKSQAALYDLQHKNSLKGTLTYPSPLSGAPVGMSYLQPKTKEELRKRRAMIQQWALSNNGMMGRSPDYMNTMLMAFASSANWLTGKEHCFPEHLLKFYEYARENDVSMTHTFIDPQVNRGKFYFENTDEPIAAKIVGTNSEGIIIKGARLLATQGGITDEIVVYSAGGIQEKAKSFAFSIPSNSDGLTFICRGSFVEGDSAFNYPLSSRFEEMDTIVVFDHVVVPWERVFYYHNIEVSNGFMPSSSVLPFTLHQVASRQIVKTEFVLGIVQSIIETIHIGEYQHVQDKASEIITALETMKALVMKSEAEAQIDEWGFMRPDQTTLQIAVHFFPRIYPRFAEIIQLLGASGLMTLPTEKAFQSNIRKDLDHYLQAKAANAEDRVKIFRLAWDLTMSSFGTRETLYERFFFGDPVKLSSHLYFSYDKKPYVDRVKNFLQKE, from the coding sequence ATGGCTGCTATTACCGGTAACGGTTACATTGAGCGGATTGATCGGCTGCACACATGTGTCTGGATAGATGGAGTCCCGGTAACAGGCAAAATCTCGGAACACCCGGCATTCAAAGGAGTCATGAAAAGTCAGGCCGCACTGTATGACTTGCAGCATAAGAACTCCCTTAAAGGGACCCTGACATATCCGTCACCGTTAAGCGGGGCGCCGGTAGGGATGTCGTATTTACAGCCGAAAACAAAGGAAGAGTTAAGGAAAAGGCGGGCGATGATCCAGCAGTGGGCCTTGTCAAACAACGGCATGATGGGCAGAAGCCCAGATTATATGAATACGATGTTAATGGCGTTTGCTTCTTCGGCCAATTGGCTGACAGGGAAAGAACATTGTTTCCCGGAGCATTTACTGAAGTTTTATGAATATGCGCGCGAAAATGACGTATCGATGACTCATACATTTATCGATCCGCAGGTGAACCGGGGCAAGTTTTACTTTGAAAACACCGATGAACCGATAGCGGCCAAAATTGTAGGCACAAACAGTGAAGGCATTATTATAAAAGGAGCGCGTCTCCTGGCCACACAAGGCGGGATCACTGATGAAATCGTTGTTTACTCAGCAGGCGGCATTCAGGAAAAAGCCAAAAGCTTTGCTTTTTCGATCCCCAGCAACAGTGACGGTCTTACGTTTATTTGCAGAGGCTCGTTTGTAGAAGGAGACTCTGCTTTCAACTATCCGCTTAGCTCAAGGTTTGAAGAAATGGATACGATTGTAGTGTTTGATCATGTAGTGGTTCCATGGGAACGTGTTTTTTACTATCACAATATAGAAGTGTCTAACGGCTTTATGCCGTCCAGCTCCGTTTTGCCTTTTACACTTCATCAAGTAGCTTCCCGGCAGATTGTAAAAACAGAATTTGTATTGGGGATTGTTCAATCCATTATTGAAACAATCCATATTGGGGAATATCAGCACGTTCAGGACAAAGCGTCTGAAATCATTACTGCTTTAGAAACGATGAAGGCTTTAGTGATGAAGTCAGAAGCCGAGGCACAGATCGATGAGTGGGGATTTATGCGGCCGGATCAAACAACTCTTCAAATTGCCGTCCATTTTTTCCCGCGCATTTATCCACGGTTTGCAGAAATCATTCAGCTGCTAGGCGCAAGCGGATTAATGACTCTCCCAACTGAAAAGGCCTTTCAGTCTAATATCCGAAAAGACCTGGACCACTACCTGCAGGCTAAAGCAGCGAATGCGGAGGACCGTGTGAAAATATTTCGCCTGGCCTGGGATTTAACGATGAGCTCGTTTGGTACACGCGAAACGCTGTATGAACGGTTTTTCTTTGGCGATCCCGTTAAACTTTCCAGCCACTTATATTTTTCTTACGACAAAAAGCCGTATGTGGACCGGGTAAAGAACTTTCTGCAAAAAGAGTAG
- a CDS encoding transposase → MKVAKSLLHKITNRTEIFNDTLDIYNDALSFIIQVIDKEFDHTDDLTTKSIVPAVEKLIHATKSNPLPKYKEFNERFYKFPSYFRRSAIASAFGKVKSFRSNYQNWEKEQKYALSEGKKFKKQPPRLQVKHKEFPVFYRENMFNRTSDTTAQIKVFYQNDWVWTDIEFKGQDLYKRGVWEWKENNPKLIKRGKKFFLSISYENKVTLAKTPIQEQKVCAVDLGLTNSAVCSIIDVRGTVLGRKFIDQPKEKDRLQTLTNKLRKAQRASGRIEAPNFWRQINGYQQHIVRHTSQEIIKFAAKHGCDVIVFEYLGKIKIPKGFYGARKLRFKLHGWRKIGIQNKVEEMAHCQGMRIFRINPRNTSALAFDGSGKVERNRKKDLATFSTGKVYHADLSASYNIGARYFIRAFQKTISETKWLSLQAKVPELAIRTSQTLSSFISLHHALGLPKEA, encoded by the coding sequence ATGAAAGTTGCGAAGTCACTGCTGCACAAAATTACAAACCGGACCGAAATCTTCAATGATACGCTAGATATTTATAATGATGCCCTGTCTTTCATCATTCAAGTGATCGACAAAGAGTTTGATCATACCGACGACCTGACAACAAAATCAATTGTGCCGGCAGTAGAAAAACTGATTCACGCAACCAAATCAAACCCTCTTCCGAAATACAAAGAATTTAACGAACGTTTTTACAAGTTTCCGTCCTATTTTCGCAGAAGTGCTATTGCTTCCGCTTTTGGCAAAGTAAAGAGCTTCCGCTCTAACTATCAAAATTGGGAAAAAGAGCAGAAATACGCTCTTTCCGAAGGAAAAAAGTTTAAAAAACAGCCTCCACGGCTGCAAGTAAAACATAAAGAGTTCCCCGTTTTTTATCGTGAGAACATGTTCAACAGGACGTCTGATACGACTGCGCAAATCAAGGTATTCTACCAGAATGACTGGGTATGGACAGATATCGAATTTAAAGGGCAGGACCTTTATAAACGGGGTGTCTGGGAATGGAAAGAGAACAACCCTAAGCTGATTAAGCGGGGAAAGAAATTCTTTCTTTCCATCAGCTATGAAAACAAAGTCACTTTAGCAAAAACGCCTATTCAAGAGCAAAAAGTGTGTGCGGTAGATCTCGGACTGACGAACTCTGCGGTTTGTTCAATTATCGATGTAAGAGGCACTGTCTTAGGCCGGAAGTTTATTGACCAGCCTAAAGAAAAAGACCGTCTGCAGACGTTAACGAACAAGCTGCGGAAAGCCCAGCGGGCAAGCGGCCGCATTGAGGCACCGAATTTTTGGCGACAGATCAATGGGTACCAGCAGCATATTGTCCGCCACACAAGCCAGGAAATTATAAAATTTGCAGCAAAGCATGGCTGTGACGTCATCGTATTCGAATATCTGGGCAAAATAAAAATCCCAAAAGGATTTTATGGAGCCAGGAAACTTCGTTTCAAGCTTCACGGATGGCGAAAAATAGGCATCCAGAACAAAGTGGAAGAAATGGCGCACTGCCAGGGCATGCGTATATTCCGGATCAATCCGCGAAACACCAGCGCCCTGGCATTTGATGGCTCTGGAAAAGTGGAACGGAACCGGAAAAAAGACCTTGCCACGTTTTCAACGGGCAAAGTCTATCACGCGGATTTGTCCGCTTCTTATAATATCGGGGCCCGTTATTTCATTCGGGCTTTTCAAAAAACCATTTCGGAAACGAAATGGTTGTCACTTCAGGCAAAAGTTCCTGAGCTGGCAATAAGGACATCCCAGACCTTGTCTTCGTTCATTAGTCTCCATCATGCACTCGGGCTTCCGAAGGAAGCTTAA